CCAGCCGACGGACTCTGTCCTAGCCGACGAATTCGACCACCGCCCGGCGGAACAGTTCCGGCTGCTCGAGGTGGCCGAAGTGCCCGCTCTCCGACAGCTCCGTCAACCGGGAACCGGGAATGCCCTCGTACAGCAGCTTCGCCCAGCGAGGCCCGCAGATGAAGTCGTACGCCCCGACGAGGACCAGGGTGGGCGCGCTGATCTCGCCCAGCCGGGCCCGTACGTCGAACGGCGTCGGTTCCTCCCCGCGCTGTGGGTCGGCCCAGCCGCGTACGGAGGTGACCAGTGGAGCGAACCGCCGCTCGTCAGCCCAGTAGTCGGCGAAGTACAGCGGCAACATCTGGCGCAGCGCCACGGTCATCGACTCGTCGTCGGTGGCGGAGACCGCCCGCCGGAACGCCACCGGGATCTGCGCGGCCTCCGGCCGGTCCGGGTGCCGTCGCGGGAAATCGGCCACCCCGGCCGTCGCCTCGGCCCAGAAATCGGCACCTGTGACCGGGGAGGTGTCGTACAGCACCAGGCCGGCGACCCGGTCGGGGTACGTCAACGCGTACCGCTGGACGACGAACCCGCCGTGCGAGTGGCCGAGCAGGTGTACCTGCGGCAGGCCGAGCGCCCGGACGACCGCGTGCAGGAAGTCGACGTACGTACCCAGCCGGTATTCCCGGCGGTCGGCGAGCCGCCCCGAGGCGCCGGTACCGATCGGCTCCAGGTACACCATGGTCAGGTGTTGTTCGAGCGCCGGCATCCGCAGGTACCGCCACTCGATGCCGGGCCCGCCGGAGTGTGCCACGCAGACCGGCCCGTTGCCGGCCACGTGGTAGACCTGCCGTACTCCGTCGAACTCGATCTGGTGCGTCCCCTCGGCGAGCGGGCCGTTCGTGGTGGCTCCGGTGGTACCCATCGCACATCTCTCCCATCGTCTGGCCGGGCCGGAACATGCCTGGTCAGAAACCAGACGCGGCCAGGCCGGGAGAAGTTCGGTGTCGTCGGTCACCCGGTGGGCCGAGCCGGTTGCGGGTGGAATAGCCGCAGCCGCCGGATCCGTCCCTGCCGCAGGTGGTGCAGCCAGACCACACCGGGTGGGCAGTGCTCCGGGTTCTCCTGCGGGCTGAACAGGTCGGCTTCCCAGACCATCACGTCCCCGCTGGCCGCGACGTGCCGGATCCGCTGCCTGACGCCGTCCGCGAGGTCCTTCTCCATCGCCCGGACCAGGAAGTCCCGACCGGGGACCCGCTGCCCGTCCGGCAGGACGAAGTCGGCCTCGGGCCACCAGTACTCCTGGACAGCGCGGGCGAACTCACCGCGCCGGGAGGCGGCGATGATCTCCTCGGCCTCCCGGCGCCAGGCGTTGTTCACCTCGGCCGCGTCGTCGTACGCCAACTCCGTCGTGTTCCGCAGTGCCTCGGTGAGCCTCGCGCGGGCCTGGCTCAGGCGGCTGCGCACCGTACCGACCGGGATGCCGCAGAGTGCCGCGATCTGGTCGTACGACGTCACATCGGTGAAGTAGCGCAGCAACGTGACCAGGCGCACCGGCTCGGACAACTCGCCCACCGCGTGCCAGACCCAGTCCCGCAGTGCGGTGTCCTCCAGCAGGTCCTCCGGGCTCGGCTCGGTCGCCGGCAGCGGGAGTGCGGCCGGCTCGCCGAACAGGAGCGGACGGGTCGCCCGGAGCCGGGACCGGCAGTTGTTGCGGACGACCATCCGCAGCCAGCTCCCGACGGCGGCCGGGTCCCGTACGTCCCCGATCCGGCGTAGGGCCGTGAGCATGGCGTCCTGTACGGCGTCCTCCGCGTCCGGCCCGTATCCGAGGAGGCTGTACGCGACCGCTTTCATGCCGGCCTCGTGCCGGGACAGCAGTGCACCGAGACCCGACACGTCGCCGGACTGAATGCTCCGGACCAGTTCGGCGTCTGAGTTGCCCGTTGACGGCACAGTGGCGTACTCCCCCCTGGGCGCACTCCGCGCCCGTTACCCGGACGCCACGGCAGGCCGCAAAGTTCGGTCCGACGCCCAGCCTCTCCGGTCCGGCTCCAGATCCGGTCTCCCGTGTGATGTGGCACGGCCGGCCCGTGGCTGGCGCGACGGTGCAGCGTTACCCGCTCAGGCAAACGGGCATACCAGCGGTATCGAGCGGGGTTGGTCCGGTCACATCGCGGCCCGATGGCCCGTTTGTCGGAATGTCGCCGACACGGCGGTGGTTCGGGAGAGGTATGACAACGATTGGACTGATCGGCAGCGGCTACATCGGCGGCACCGTGGCCCGGCTCGCCGTGGCCGCCGGCTACGACGTGGTGCTCAGCAACTCACGCGGGCCGGAGAGCCTCACCGAACTGGTGACCGAGCTGGGTCCCCGAGCCCGGGCCGGTACAGCGGCCGAGGCCGCGGCTGCTGGGGATCTGGTCGTGGTGACCATTCCGCTGAAGGCGTACCGCAGCGTGCCGGTCGAGCCGCTGGCCGGAAAGGTCGTCATCGACACCAACAACTACTACCCGGAGCGCGACGGACAGTTCGCCGAGTTGGACGACAACTCGACCACCAGCAGTGAGTTGCTGCAACGCCACCTGCCGACGACGAAGGTGGTGAAGGCCTTCAACAACATCTTCTTCCGCCACCTCGCCGATCTGGCCCGGCCGGCCGGTGCCCCCGACCGCAGCGCACTGGCCATCGCCGGTGACGACCCGGCGGCCAAGGCCAGGGTGACCGAGTTCCTCGACGCTATCGGGTACGACACGGTCGACGCCGGGCCACTGGCCGAGGGCTGGCGCTTCCAGCCCGGCACTTCCGCCTACGGCCGACCGTACGGCTCGGGGGAGAACTTCTGGGAGTCGACGGCCGCGGAACTGCCGGCCGACCGGATCAAGGCGCTGGTCGCCTCGGCCGAGCGCTGACCGCTACGCGCTTCCCGTCGGCGAAGCCCCGTCGGACGTGACCATTGCGGCGCTCACCGGTCGACGGCCGGTGGCTCGTCGCCGGTGTGCTCCGGATCATCCGGTACGGCCACCGCGAGTGGCCCGACCAGGTCGCTGACGGCCCGACCTCCGGGACGTACTGGGACGGCATTCCCGTTGGCGCACCGCCTGCGGGAATGCCGTCGCCTCCGGTCGGGGCAGACCGGGTGGTGACCCGGAACGCGAGCACCGGTGAGCGGTGCCGGCGACGGGCGAATTTCCGTCCCCCGGCACACCCGGCTCGGGACGCGGTCCGAAGCCGCGCCTCGGAAGACGGTTCGTCGGCGAGGCCGAGGTGCGGGACGCCGGGCCTCAGACCCTGCGGCGGCTCGCGTGTTCGGCGCGCGCCGGTGCGCCCACCTCGTGCAGGTACTGCAGGGCTTGGCGGTACGACGTGACAAGACTGGTTTGTTCGTACGCGATGCCGATCTCGGCGCAGTGTGCCTGCACGATCGGCTGGGCCTTGCGCAGGTTCGGGGCCGGCATGCCGGGGAACAGGTGGTGCTCGATCTGGTAGTTCAGGCCGCCCAGCGCCGCGTCGGTCAGCCAGCCGCCTCGGACGTTACGAGAAGTCAGCACCTGCTTGCGCAGGTAGTCCTCGTCGCCGGTGGGGTGCGGCATGCCCTTGTGGTTGGGTGCGAACGTCATGCCGAGATAGACCCCGAACAGTGCCTGGTGGACCAGCAGGAAGGCGATCGCCTGTATCGGTGACAGGACGATCAGCAGCGCCGTCAGGTAGCCGACCGCGTGCAGGACCAGCAGGGTGGTTTCCAGGCCACGGCGCTTCAC
The nucleotide sequence above comes from Plantactinospora soyae. Encoded proteins:
- a CDS encoding alpha/beta fold hydrolase, translating into MGTTGATTNGPLAEGTHQIEFDGVRQVYHVAGNGPVCVAHSGGPGIEWRYLRMPALEQHLTMVYLEPIGTGASGRLADRREYRLGTYVDFLHAVVRALGLPQVHLLGHSHGGFVVQRYALTYPDRVAGLVLYDTSPVTGADFWAEATAGVADFPRRHPDRPEAAQIPVAFRRAVSATDDESMTVALRQMLPLYFADYWADERRFAPLVTSVRGWADPQRGEEPTPFDVRARLGEISAPTLVLVGAYDFICGPRWAKLLYEGIPGSRLTELSESGHFGHLEQPELFRRAVVEFVG
- a CDS encoding RNA polymerase sigma factor, producing MPSTGNSDAELVRSIQSGDVSGLGALLSRHEAGMKAVAYSLLGYGPDAEDAVQDAMLTALRRIGDVRDPAAVGSWLRMVVRNNCRSRLRATRPLLFGEPAALPLPATEPSPEDLLEDTALRDWVWHAVGELSEPVRLVTLLRYFTDVTSYDQIAALCGIPVGTVRSRLSQARARLTEALRNTTELAYDDAAEVNNAWRREAEEIIAASRRGEFARAVQEYWWPEADFVLPDGQRVPGRDFLVRAMEKDLADGVRQRIRHVAASGDVMVWEADLFSPQENPEHCPPGVVWLHHLRQGRIRRLRLFHPQPARPTG
- a CDS encoding NADPH-dependent F420 reductase, whose translation is MTTIGLIGSGYIGGTVARLAVAAGYDVVLSNSRGPESLTELVTELGPRARAGTAAEAAAAGDLVVVTIPLKAYRSVPVEPLAGKVVIDTNNYYPERDGQFAELDDNSTTSSELLQRHLPTTKVVKAFNNIFFRHLADLARPAGAPDRSALAIAGDDPAAKARVTEFLDAIGYDTVDAGPLAEGWRFQPGTSAYGRPYGSGENFWESTAAELPADRIKALVASAER